From a single bacterium genomic region:
- a CDS encoding phosphoribosylanthranilate isomerase: MSGFVQIAGVRSREEASMLVEAGVDALGFPLRLDHHAEDLPESEAREIIAGLPEKVRPVLITYLDRAEEILELSRYLGVRGLQLHGPVELEEARKLKSRAPNLWLLKSLVIRGGNEAGLSEELKAWSDLADAFLTDTYDPESGASGATGKTHDWEISRRLAEQSPKPLILAGGLNPRNVAAAIAQVRPWGVDVHTGVEDRQGWKDRKKVGDFLAEARQAFLKARPKP, from the coding sequence ATGAGCGGCTTCGTTCAAATCGCCGGCGTCCGCAGCCGGGAGGAGGCTTCGATGCTGGTCGAAGCCGGCGTCGACGCCCTGGGTTTTCCCTTACGGCTGGACCATCACGCCGAGGATTTGCCGGAAAGCGAGGCTCGCGAGATCATTGCCGGTCTGCCAGAAAAGGTCCGGCCGGTGCTGATCACTTATTTGGACCGGGCCGAGGAGATTTTGGAATTGTCGCGCTATCTCGGCGTCCGGGGACTCCAGCTGCATGGTCCGGTCGAGCTCGAGGAGGCCCGGAAATTGAAAAGCCGGGCACCCAATCTGTGGCTCCTTAAGAGCCTGGTGATTCGCGGCGGCAATGAAGCGGGATTGTCCGAGGAGCTGAAGGCTTGGTCGGACTTGGCCGATGCCTTCCTGACCGACACCTACGACCCCGAATCGGGAGCCAGCGGCGCCACCGGAAAAACCCACGACTGGGAAATCAGCCGGCGGCTGGCCGAGCAAAGCCCCAAGCCGCTGATATTGGCCGGCGGCCTGAATCCGCGCAACGTGGCGGCCGCGATCGCTCAAGTGAGACCTTGGGGCGTCGATGTGCATACCGGGGTCGAAGACCGGCAAGGGTGGAAAGACCGAAAGAAAGTGGGGGATTTTTTGGCCGAAGCGCGGCAAGCCTTCCTTAAAGCCCGCCCGAAGCCTTGA